The Desulfatirhabdium butyrativorans DSM 18734 DNA segment TCGTTCCAGTAACCCCATCATCTGCCTCATGAAACCCGAGGCGAACACGAAAGACGAGACCATGCCGTTTTTTATCAAGGACATTCTCGATATCGACTCGCTTTCGAAGGAACAGATCAACCAGATTCTGGATACCGCCGTGGGGATGAAGGAAATCTCGACGCGGCCCGTCAAAAAAGTCCCTACCCTGCGTGGGAAAACCGTTGTTCTCTATTTTTACGAACCCAGCACCCGAACCCGCACGTCCTTCGATATTGCGGCCAAACGGCTCAGTGCCGACTGCATTTCACTCACGGCAAGCGGAAGCAGCACGGTCAAAGGGGAAACCCTCTACGATACCGCAAAAAACCTGGAAGCGATGAACCCGGATATCGTGGTGCTGCGCCACCCCTCTTCCGGGGCACCCTACATTCTTGCCAGGGCGCTTCGATGTTCCATCGTCAATGCGGGAGACGGCACCCATGCCCATCCCACCCAAGCGCTGCTCGACATGATGACGGTACGGGAAAAGAAGGGAAAGATTGAAGATCTTCGGGTATCCATTATCGGTGACATCCTGCACAGCCGGGTGGCCCGCTCCGACTGTATCGGATTCACCCGTCTTGGCGCCAGCGTTACGGTTTGCGGTCCATCCACCATGATCCCGAAAGGCATTGAAACCCTTGGGGTCCGGGTCACGACCTGCATGGAAGAGGCGCTTTCCGATGCCGATGTCGTCATGATGCTTCGCATCCAGAAGGAGCGGCAAAGCGGGTTCTTTTTTCCCACGGAGCGGGAGTATTCGAGGCTTTATGGGTTGAATGCCAAAAACCTCGCCCTTGCCAAACCCGATGCCATCGTCATGCATCCAGGTCCCATCAACCGTGGTCTGGAAATTTCATCGGATGTTGCAGACGGTATGCAGTCGATCATCCTGAATCAGGTGACCAACGGGGTGGCGGTCCGCATGGCGATCCTGTTTCTGCTCGCAACCGGAGGAGGTGGAGGTGCCGCAAGTGCACGAAATGCCCATACTGATTGAAAATGCGACTATCATCGATCCTGGAAGATACGATGGAAGATACGATGTGCTGATCGAAAAAGCGAAAATCGTCCGGATCGTTCCCCACGGCACGAGTTGGAATGGCCATCTGCCGCTGGAATCCGCCCGGATCAGACGCATCGATGCCTCATCCTGGTTTCTCGTCCCAGGTCTGATCGACATGCACGTGCATCTGCGCGAGCCGGGCCATGAATACAAAGAAACCATCGAGAGCGGTTGCATTGCGGCGGCCTGCGGCGGGGTGACGGCCGTATGCCCAATGCCCAATACCCGCCCTGTCAACGACAACGCGCAGGTTACATCCTTCATTCTTTCACAGGCAAGCCGCGCAAACGGCGTTCAGGTCTATCCAGTCGGCGCCATTTCCAAAGGATTGAACGGCGAAGCGCTTTCCGAGATGGCAGACATGAAGCAGGCTGGCATCGTAGCAGTGACAGACGATGGAAAACCCGTCACCAACAGCCTGTTGATGCGAAGGGCCATGGAATATGCCAAAAGCCTCGGGCTTGTGGTGATCTCCCATTGTGAAGACCCGAATCTTTCGGGCGCAGGTTGCATGAACGAAGGAGCGCTCGCCTCCCGTATGGGTCTTGCGGGCATTCCCAATGCCGCGGAATCCGTGATGGTGCTGCGCGAAATCGCCCTTGCCGAACTCACCGGCGCGGCGGTCCATATCGCACACGTCAGCACGCGAGAATCGGTACAGGCTATCCGTGAAGCCAAGGCCCGAGGCGTTTCGATTACCTGTGAGACGGCCCCCCATTATTTCACGCTGACGGAGGAGGCTGTCGGCAATTATGACACGCATGCCAAGATGAATCCGCCGCTTCGCAGCGCAGCAGACCGCGAAGCCATTCGGACCGGTCTTGCAGACGGCACCATCGATGTGATTGCAACCGACCATGCGCCCCATTCCCCGGTCGAAAAGGATGTCGAATTTGACCGGGCGGCATTCGGCATCGTCGGTCTGGAAAGCCTGCTGCCGCTTTCGTTGCGCCTCATCGCCGACGGCGTGCTGCATTGGGGCGATCTGGTGAAAAAGCTCGTCGCGAACCCTGCCCGCATTTTGGGAATTGAGCGAAAGATAGCGGAGGGCGCCGAGGCGACCCTGACATTGATCGATCCGAATCACGAATGGATCCTCGATCCTGCAGCACTCCGGTCAAAAAGTCGCAATACGCCCTTTGTCTTCTGGAAAATGCGGGGAAAGGCCGTCATGACAATGGTCCGCGGTAAAACGGTTTTTTCTGCGCTGGAAAACCCATGAGCAAATCGCAAACCGCAAAATCCGCCCATATTCTGGTTGTTGATGACGAGCTGAGCATGTGTGAACTGCTCGAAATCATGTTAACCCAGGAAGGGTATACCGTCAGTTCCGCCAGAAGCGGCAAGAAAGCCTTGTCGCTTCTGAACCAGCAGCCGGTCGATCTGTTGATCTGCGATATCCGGCTGGGAGATCTCACCGGAATAGACGTGCTGAAGGCTGCCAAATCAAAGGACGATCGCACGCCCGTCATCATGATCTCGGCCTATACCACGACGGAAATGGCCGTCGAAGCGATGAACTGCGGGGCCTACGACTTCGTCCCCAAACCTTTCGACAACACCGAGCTCAAGCAGACCATCGCCCGGGCGCTCCAGCTTCGAAATGCATGCAATATCCAGGAAAAAGACCTGATCGGCAAGGAAATCGAACAGACCCTTCACTTTGGAAAATTGATCGGCAACACCTCGGTCATGCTCAAGGTGTATGAGATGATCCGGCAGGTGGCCAACACCACCACGAACATTCTCATCACCGGTGAAAGCGGGACCGGAAAAGAGCTCGTGGCAAGGGCCATCCATGACGAGAGCAACCGCAGGGACCATCCTTTCGTGACGCTGAACTGCTGCGGAATTCCGGAAACGCTGCTGGAAAGCGAGCTGATGGGTTACCGGAAAGGAGCATTCACCGGAGCCCTGCAAGACAAGAAAGGGCTTTTCGAATCCGCGGACAAAGGAACGGTCTTTCTGGATGAGATCGGGGATTTGAGCCCGGTTATCCAGGTCAAATTGCTCCGGCTCGTTCAAGAGAAGGTGCTCAAACCGATCGGCGCAACCGAAGATATCAAAGTCGATGTTCGGATCGTTTCAGCCACGAACAAAAACCTGGAAGCCGAAGTCATCGAAGGCCGCTTCCGAGAAGACCTCTTCTACAGGCTCAATGTCATCGAAATCCGGATGCCGCCCCTCCGGGAGCGAAAAGAAGATATCCGCTTTCTTGCCCAGCATTTCATCGAAAAATATTCTCGGTTGATGGGCAAGCAAATCGTCAAACTGAGCTCTTATGCCATCGATTTGCTGAACCGCTACGACTTTCCGGGAAACGTGCGGGAACTGGAAAACCTGATCGAAAGAAGCGTTGCGCTTTCCAACACAAACATCATCCTGCCGGACAGCCTGGCCATCGCCGCGCATAAAAAACTTCATCGCAGGCGGTGGATTGAGGGGGTGAAAAACCGAAGATTCGATCTGGAAGAAGTGAAAACTGGGGTGAACATCGATGCGATTCTGGAGGAAATCGAAAAGGCCTATGTCGAAAAAGCCTTGTCTTTCGCCAATGGAGATCGGCAGCGAGCAGCGGAACTGTTGGGCATCAATCTCAGATCGATCCGGTACCGCATCGAAAAATTGGGGCTTTCTCCAAGGGCTCGGATGGCGGAATCCGATTCGATTGAGGAAGCATGAATGGCTGCGCCTGTTCCCATCAGCTCATTGATCGATCAATGGATGCAGGAGTACCGCAAGGATGGCCCCTCCGTTCTCGAACGCATTTGCCGGTGCTGGTCCGACGCCGTAGGAGAAGATGCGGCCCTGGAGGCGAAGCCCTGCGCCATCAAGGGTGATATGCTTCTTGTGCATGTCAGCAGCCCTGTTTGGGTTCATCACCTGCACTTTCAAAAACAGGACATTCTCAAGCGACTCAATCAATCCGGCGCGTCCGTTACATTGACGGATATCAAATTCAAGATCGGGCCTGTATGAATCCGGGGTATACGCAGGATACCCTTCTAAATGGAAAGCTCCGCATACGACAGCCCGGCAAAGGGTATCGGTTTTCCGTAGATGCGCTTCTGCTGGCGCAGTTTGCGAATGTAAAAGCGGGCGAGCACATCCTCGAATTGGGCGCCGGATGCGGCGTGATTTCCTTGATGCTGGCTTTTCAGAACCCGGATATCCGAATAACGGCTATCGAAATTCAGCCGGAACTGGCAGAACTGGCGAGACACAACATCGCAGCCAACGGCCTCGAAAAGCGGATGCAGGTGCTATGCCAGGATCTTCGGAAATTATCGCTCCATCATTTCGCCTGTCCCGTAGATCGGGTGATCGCCAATCCACCTTTTCGAAAAAAGGAATCAGGCCGCATCAATCCGCATCTGCAACAAGCCATCGCCAGGCACGAGATTTCTGTAACGATCCAGGACATGATCCACGCGACATCGAGATTGCTGAGAAAAGGAGGCAGGTTCGATGTGATTTACTGCACCGAGAGACTTTCGGAATTGCTCTGTGAAATGAGCTCGGCCCAGATCGAGCCCAAGAGCATGCAGTTCGTTCATGGCAACGGGGGTTTGCCTGCTCGCATGGTGCTGGTATCAGGCGTGAAGGGAAGCAGGCCGGGCGGGTTGATGGTCTGCCCGCCGTTGCTGCTGAAAGGCGCTGCGTTCAGGGATTCTCCCACAGCGGATGAAGGGCCAGCCCCGTGATCACCTTTGGATAGAAATAGGTCGATTTTCTGGGCATGATCTGCCCTGCTGCAGCCGCGCGACGCACCTGATCCACCCGTGTCGGATTCAGAATGAACGCCAGATCGCAACGGCCTGCAAAAACAGATGCCATTGCCTGCGATGCGGATTTCGAATAACGGATCCGCGCCTCGTCGTCCAGATCCTGCGAATTCAGACCCAGGATATCCATCAGCAGCAATCGTGTCAGAACGGTCACATCCAGATCGAGAAGGGTATCCGCAAATTCGTCGCCGTAGCGTTTCTTCATCACACCGGGTTTGAGTTCCAGCACCAAAATCCGGGGATGATCCCGGCGTATCAGACCTATCCGGCTGCCGGTATCGGATTGCAGCAGACGCTGCTCCAGGCGGGCAGCCAGTCCCTCGGGCCCAAGATCCTCCGCTTCGACTTCCTCCACCCGAAAATAGGGGCGAACCATTTCCAGCATTGCGGCCAGACGTTCCGGATCGATGCGATGCACCATCCGATGCGCCGGAAGCACAACCAGGCCGGGAGCCTCCATGGCCGTCAGGTACATCATGACAAAATTGACGGGATGGTTCTTGCCGTATTCCGGATGTCGGCATAAAACCATGTCCCTGTATTGCAATGCTGTCTCATACCGGTGGTGACCGTCAGCGATCAGCACGGGGCACTCTTTCAGATGATCGCTGATGAGCTGCTGCAAGCCTGG contains these protein-coding regions:
- a CDS encoding aspartate carbamoyltransferase catalytic subunit, encoding MKPEANTKDETMPFFIKDILDIDSLSKEQINQILDTAVGMKEISTRPVKKVPTLRGKTVVLYFYEPSTRTRTSFDIAAKRLSADCISLTASGSSTVKGETLYDTAKNLEAMNPDIVVLRHPSSGAPYILARALRCSIVNAGDGTHAHPTQALLDMMTVREKKGKIEDLRVSIIGDILHSRVARSDCIGFTRLGASVTVCGPSTMIPKGIETLGVRVTTCMEEALSDADVVMMLRIQKERQSGFFFPTEREYSRLYGLNAKNLALAKPDAIVMHPGPINRGLEISSDVADGMQSIILNQVTNGVAVRMAILFLLATGGGGGAASARNAHTD
- a CDS encoding dihydroorotase; this encodes MPQVHEMPILIENATIIDPGRYDGRYDVLIEKAKIVRIVPHGTSWNGHLPLESARIRRIDASSWFLVPGLIDMHVHLREPGHEYKETIESGCIAAACGGVTAVCPMPNTRPVNDNAQVTSFILSQASRANGVQVYPVGAISKGLNGEALSEMADMKQAGIVAVTDDGKPVTNSLLMRRAMEYAKSLGLVVISHCEDPNLSGAGCMNEGALASRMGLAGIPNAAESVMVLREIALAELTGAAVHIAHVSTRESVQAIREAKARGVSITCETAPHYFTLTEEAVGNYDTHAKMNPPLRSAADREAIRTGLADGTIDVIATDHAPHSPVEKDVEFDRAAFGIVGLESLLPLSLRLIADGVLHWGDLVKKLVANPARILGIERKIAEGAEATLTLIDPNHEWILDPAALRSKSRNTPFVFWKMRGKAVMTMVRGKTVFSALENP
- a CDS encoding sigma-54-dependent transcriptional regulator, yielding MSKSQTAKSAHILVVDDELSMCELLEIMLTQEGYTVSSARSGKKALSLLNQQPVDLLICDIRLGDLTGIDVLKAAKSKDDRTPVIMISAYTTTEMAVEAMNCGAYDFVPKPFDNTELKQTIARALQLRNACNIQEKDLIGKEIEQTLHFGKLIGNTSVMLKVYEMIRQVANTTTNILITGESGTGKELVARAIHDESNRRDHPFVTLNCCGIPETLLESELMGYRKGAFTGALQDKKGLFESADKGTVFLDEIGDLSPVIQVKLLRLVQEKVLKPIGATEDIKVDVRIVSATNKNLEAEVIEGRFREDLFYRLNVIEIRMPPLRERKEDIRFLAQHFIEKYSRLMGKQIVKLSSYAIDLLNRYDFPGNVRELENLIERSVALSNTNIILPDSLAIAAHKKLHRRRWIEGVKNRRFDLEEVKTGVNIDAILEEIEKAYVEKALSFANGDRQRAAELLGINLRSIRYRIEKLGLSPRARMAESDSIEEA
- a CDS encoding DUF721 domain-containing protein, yielding MAAPVPISSLIDQWMQEYRKDGPSVLERICRCWSDAVGEDAALEAKPCAIKGDMLLVHVSSPVWVHHLHFQKQDILKRLNQSGASVTLTDIKFKIGPV
- a CDS encoding tRNA1(Val) (adenine(37)-N6)-methyltransferase, whose translation is MNPGYTQDTLLNGKLRIRQPGKGYRFSVDALLLAQFANVKAGEHILELGAGCGVISLMLAFQNPDIRITAIEIQPELAELARHNIAANGLEKRMQVLCQDLRKLSLHHFACPVDRVIANPPFRKKESGRINPHLQQAIARHEISVTIQDMIHATSRLLRKGGRFDVIYCTERLSELLCEMSSAQIEPKSMQFVHGNGGLPARMVLVSGVKGSRPGGLMVCPPLLLKGAAFRDSPTADEGPAP
- a CDS encoding DUF1015 domain-containing protein encodes the protein MANIQPIRAIVYNVLKVPDISAVVTPPYDVISAEERDAFHQRDPHNIIRLILGKPYPTDTLSDNPHTRAAATLRQWLDEGILVREPSPTIYLTAIDFETRGKRLTRWGFIAGVQLEPFEKGIVLPHETTFSRVKSERLGLIQACNANLSPIFSIYSDPQNRLIENIRSAIAASNRPEPDIAFMDSEGQGHRVWKLTDPGLQQLISDHLKECPVLIADGHHRYETALQYRDMVLCRHPEYGKNHPVNFVMMYLTAMEAPGLVVLPAHRMVHRIDPERLAAMLEMVRPYFRVEEVEAEDLGPEGLAARLEQRLLQSDTGSRIGLIRRDHPRILVLELKPGVMKKRYGDEFADTLLDLDVTVLTRLLLMDILGLNSQDLDDEARIRYSKSASQAMASVFAGRCDLAFILNPTRVDQVRRAAAAGQIMPRKSTYFYPKVITGLALHPLWENP